The Bacillota bacterium DNA segment GCATTAAGGTGCCCCATCTCTTCCAGTTTATTCCGAATCTGTGTTTTTAATTCCGCAAGGGTCGAACATTCACTTACATCCCGCGCAAACTCGTCATCAAGTGGACTTAATTCCTTACGCTTGACGGAGGCTATTTTAACTTTAAAAAGCACTTCTTTTCCGGCAAGGTCGGCGATATTGAAAAGTGAGGGTAAGATTAAAGTAAATTCTTTTTCCTCCCCCGCTTTTGCACCGAGCAGGTGGGCCTCAAAACCCGGAATAAATTTTCCGGAGCCTACCTCAACTGCCCTTTCCTGTCCACTAAGGCGGGGTTCCGGTTTCCCGTTAACAGTTGCTTCGTAGTTGAGCACCGCGATGTCTCCGTCATCTACAGCACTTTCGCCTGCGTCAACCAGCCGCGCGTGCCGCTGTTGGAGCATCTTTAAATGAAGCTCGACTTCGTCGTCCCCAACCTTTACCTCAGGCATTACAGCCGCCACACCCTTATACTGTCCCAGCTTGACTTCCGGCAAAACTTCAACCGTAGCCTTAAAGATCAGGGGTTGCCCCGCCTCCAGCTGGACGACATCAATTTTGGGCTGGTCAATCGGGTCAATTGCGGTTTCTTCAACTGCTTCCTGGTATGCCTGAGGGAGAAGCATTTCAAGGGCTTCTTCGTAAAGTACCTGTTTTCCAAGCCGGGCCTCTAAAATCGGGCGCGGCACCCGCCCTTTCCGGAAACCGGGAATACTGACCTTCCTTACCACCTTGCGGTAGGCCTTCTCCAGTGCCTCCTCCACATGGTCCGCTTCTACTTCAATCTGAAGGGATACCTGGTTTTTCTCTATCCTTTCCAGAGTTGCGCGCATTTATGCTCCTCCTATATATACTGGTCGCCCTGATATTTGTGTGCCTCAAGCTGCTTTCGTTTCACCGGCAGCAACGTCAAACAGGCGTCCTTTCCGGGATTTTTCATCTGGTGCGGGAGAAGGGACTCGAACCCTTACGGTTGCCCACCGGATCCTAAGTC contains these protein-coding regions:
- the tig gene encoding trigger factor translates to MRATLERIEKNQVSLQIEVEADHVEEALEKAYRKVVRKVSIPGFRKGRVPRPILEARLGKQVLYEEALEMLLPQAYQEAVEETAIDPIDQPKIDVVQLEAGQPLIFKATVEVLPEVKLGQYKGVAAVMPEVKVGDDEVELHLKMLQQRHARLVDAGESAVDDGDIAVLNYEATVNGKPEPRLSGQERAVEVGSGKFIPGFEAHLLGAKAGEEKEFTLILPSLFNIADLAGKEVLFKVKIASVKRKELSPLDDEFARDVSECSTLAELKTQIRNKLEEMGHLNAKRIFTQRVVEKVVPQAEVEIPDVLVTRQVEKEYAQFAQGLALQRMDLDQYLRLVNKDLETLKADFEARARDTVKERLVLGAIAKAEGLKVAPEELEEEIKNLSAQYGLEYHELRKNLEEKEQLGAIEDGVLMEKVQKFLSDHALILPDQPEVEPEPGKEADQPKLQDTEAQPAESLANEAAPASEEENKAEQDVQEK